In one window of Temnothorax longispinosus isolate EJ_2023e chromosome 11, Tlon_JGU_v1, whole genome shotgun sequence DNA:
- the LOC139822387 gene encoding nose resistant to fluoxetine protein 6-like, with the protein MNKTPLQISQHKILNNTHYRNPRKEIPPFQINYFVAYLRHNSTIQYHVNMFDEDVITLGLCLPKSCTTNNLSLILEEICRDRVFFNDLYSADCQLIEVKDPNEDNKKLLHRVYYICAGLGFSFLITLIGTIYDIFIYQKRNVVNVSAAYRKNKIEEILICFSAYTNTKKIFSTKLDAGTIPVFHYLKVLGMCLIIMFHGVYYIFNSLDNKVQLWRFTENNKIIGDMGFLAVDIFFHSSGCLMLINYMYLRAKRDEVLPNPIGRKEKFIELKDHVLKRFFRLTPAYMTVLGIAQLSSTWFDKTSIVYMYERSHETCAKYWWRNLLYIHNFFGWDAMCLSWSWYLSNDMQFYVIAMVLLIFLTRYFYAAVLSLLLIGSIILNGYLSYVKYEYVETFDEQENLASIFYIKPWMRMNPFIIGMITGHILAELKKNNFVLKKKHIILCWFLTIICGGFVILFSYKRYISVLATSVFVALNRTLWAICIACVVIAWSSKHGGIDNQLLAFKGWILPLSRLTYCAYLINPVIIQGIQSYSETSIHFEFLIRICTTVGYIVITYLCSYLLSLMFEMPYILLYKMCILYNTEQTTRTNGTNSEQTTRL; encoded by the exons ATGAATAAGACTCCTCTACAGATCTCACAGCACAAAATACTAAATAACACGCATTATCGCAATCCGCGAAAGGAAATTCCACctttccaaataaattattttgtagcTTATTTGAGACACAACAGTACGATTCAATA TCACGTAAATATGTTTGACGAG GATGTGATTACGCTCGGACTCTGTTTACCAAAATCATGCACGACAAATAATCTAAGCTTAATTTTGGAGGAAATATGTCGTGACAGAGTTTTCTTCAATGATCTCTACTCCGCGGACTGTCAGCTCATCGAGGTTAAAGATCCAAATGAAGATAACAAAAAGCTACTTCATAGGGTGTATTACATCTG CGCTGGCTTAGGATTTTCATTTCTCATAACATTAATCGGaacaatatatgatatatttatatatcaaaaacgTAACGTGGTAAACGTGTCTGCAGCAtatcggaaaaataaaattgaagaaatattaatatgtttttccGCTtacacaaatacaaaaaaaatatttagcacaAAGTTGGATGCCGGCACAATACCCGTTTTTCACTACTTAAAAGTTCTAGGCATGTGCTTGATAATCATGTTCCAtggtgtatattatatatttaattctctcg ATAATAAAGTACAGCTGTGGAGGTTCActgagaataataaaattataggtGACATGGGATTCCTAGCagttgatatattttttcattcaagCGGATgcttaatgttaataaattatatgtatttgcgAGCTAAAAGGGACGAAGTATTACCAAACCCGATTGGTCGCAAAGAAAAATTCATCGAACTAAAGGATCAcgtattaaaaagattttttcg gcTGACACCGGCTTACATGACGGTGTTAGGAATAGCGCAATTAAGCTCGACTTGGTTTGATAAAACATCGATAGTTTACATGTACGAAAGATCGCACGAAACTTGTGCGAAATATTGGTGGAGAAAtcttttgtacatacataatttcttTGGATGGGATGCAATG TGCCTGAGTTGGAGTTGGTATCTATCCAATGATATGCAATTCTATGTCATCGCTATggtgttattaattttcttaactaG ataCTTCTATGCCGCTGTATTGAGTCTACTTTTAATAGGCTCAATTATTCTTAATGGTTATCTTTCGTACGTCAAGTACGAATATGTCGAAAC ATTTGATGAACAGGAGAATCTTGCATctatcttttatatcaaaccaTGGATGAGAATGAATCCATTTATTATTGGAATGATCACGGGTCACATTTTGGcagaattaaagaagaataattttgttttaaaaaag aaacatataattttgtgttgGTTCCTGACTATTATTTGCGGAGGATTCGTAATACTTTTCTCCTACAAGCGATACATATCGGTTCTAGCTACTTCTGTTTTTGTAGCACTGAACAGAACACTTTGGGCCATATGTATTGCATGTGTTGTAATAGCATGGTCCAGTAAACACGGAG GCATCGATAATCAATTACTCGCGTTCAAGGGCTGGATTCTTCCTCTTAGCAGGCTCACATACTGCGCTTATCTTATAAATCCGGTCATCATACAAGGAATTCAATCATATAGTGAAACGTCGattcattttgaatttctgatCCGT ATTTGCACGACTGTGGGATACATTGTAATCACATACCTGTGTTCCTACCTATTATCTTTGATGTTCGAGATGCCCtacattttgttatataaaatgtgtattttatataacacgGAACAAACAACTCGAACAAACGGAACAAACTCGGAACAAACAACTCGATTGTAG